A genomic window from Oceanobacillus timonensis includes:
- a CDS encoding response regulator transcription factor, whose amino-acid sequence MSIFILEDDVIQAQHLKDLVKAICEKYELPYNFIEATSKSTQLINKISSAAYIPIYFLDIEIKNEERKGLQVAQEIRKYDPDGIIVFVTTYSKFAPISYQYMVSALTFIDKALPYEERYHLFEQCLLHYQARNRRHVPADDFIVENENATVRVPFETIEYIKTDEPHRLVLVAADRLVHFYGTLKEMEELDRRLLRCHQSFVVNTKQISSYDATERIIILKNAKQIPVSRRLHKRVRQWLKGEG is encoded by the coding sequence ATGAGTATTTTCATTTTAGAAGATGACGTGATTCAAGCGCAGCATTTAAAGGACTTGGTCAAAGCAATTTGTGAAAAGTATGAGCTGCCGTATAATTTTATTGAAGCAACCAGTAAAAGTACGCAGCTAATAAATAAAATTTCATCGGCTGCCTATATACCCATTTATTTTTTGGATATTGAAATTAAAAATGAGGAGCGTAAAGGGCTACAAGTAGCTCAGGAGATCCGTAAATATGATCCAGATGGCATCATTGTGTTTGTCACAACGTACTCCAAATTTGCACCAATCTCTTATCAATATATGGTCTCTGCCTTAACATTTATCGATAAGGCCTTACCCTATGAGGAACGTTACCATCTGTTTGAACAATGCTTGCTTCACTATCAAGCTCGCAATCGGAGGCATGTGCCGGCGGATGATTTTATTGTTGAGAATGAAAATGCTACGGTCAGGGTACCGTTTGAAACGATAGAATATATTAAAACAGATGAACCGCATCGTTTAGTGTTAGTTGCAGCAGATCGTTTAGTTCATTTTTATGGCACTTTAAAAGAAATGGAAGAATTAGACAGGCGTCTGCTTCGCTGTCATCAATCTTTTGTTGTCAATACAAAGCAGATATCATCCTATGACGCAACAGAAAGAATCATCATTTTAAAAAACGCCAAACAGATTCCGGTATCACGACGTTTACATAAAAGAGTTCGTCAATGGCTAAAGGGTGAAGGCTAA